From Streptomyces chrestomyceticus JCM 4735, one genomic window encodes:
- a CDS encoding GMC oxidoreductase: protein MRREARDWPLDYAALEPYYTKAEELVGINGTWDGQAKAPSQDRYQPPLEPNPISAYAAAGMDALGMRRYRTPLAVITRDHAPSGRTAPADADTVKTAFVNRYGDPLGLKSNAWVSLLAPLREVDGGGALDLRANCTVTHLEADGPRVTKVHYRDPGGRPRTLTAGTVVVACSAIESVRLLQLSGLLDPAFDKRVNANGLLGRYFLTHCFGGAQCVVPDRSDKSKTLDSDWATDHCARPEWFRAQGLWAGGVIYNNTSDGALPISLARTWHAMDMDNMWKGYLYDTGIVGDGFEDYLEESFGRRLSVAFMANQVPQRENRIELHPSVKDKWGRPVAYIIKTWHPHDRALMDALAEQCRQILVRGGDVRDVSSGSVGGSVVRIANHVLGGARFGADAADSVLDPDCRAWNFDNLYVTDGAFMPTSGSANPTLTIEANSFRVGDVLLDRVGRT from the coding sequence GTGCGCCGGGAGGCCCGTGACTGGCCGTTGGACTACGCCGCGCTGGAGCCGTACTACACCAAGGCCGAGGAGCTGGTCGGCATCAACGGGACCTGGGACGGCCAGGCCAAGGCCCCGTCCCAGGACCGCTACCAGCCGCCTCTGGAGCCCAACCCGATCAGCGCGTACGCGGCCGCCGGCATGGACGCGCTCGGCATGCGCCGCTACCGCACCCCGCTCGCGGTCATCACCCGCGACCACGCGCCCAGCGGCCGTACCGCGCCCGCCGACGCCGACACCGTCAAGACGGCGTTCGTCAACCGCTACGGCGACCCGCTGGGCCTGAAGTCCAACGCCTGGGTGTCGCTGCTGGCGCCGCTGCGCGAGGTGGACGGCGGCGGCGCCCTGGACCTGCGGGCCAACTGCACCGTCACCCATCTGGAGGCGGACGGCCCGCGCGTGACGAAGGTGCACTACCGCGACCCCGGCGGCCGCCCGCGCACGCTCACCGCCGGCACCGTCGTCGTGGCCTGCTCGGCCATCGAGTCCGTACGGCTGCTCCAGCTCTCCGGGCTGCTCGACCCGGCCTTCGACAAGCGCGTCAACGCCAACGGCCTGCTGGGACGCTACTTCCTGACGCACTGCTTCGGCGGCGCGCAGTGCGTCGTGCCGGACCGCTCGGACAAGTCCAAGACGCTGGACTCGGACTGGGCCACCGACCACTGCGCGCGCCCCGAGTGGTTCCGCGCCCAGGGCCTGTGGGCGGGCGGCGTGATCTACAACAACACCTCCGACGGCGCCCTGCCCATCTCCCTGGCCCGCACCTGGCACGCGATGGACATGGACAACATGTGGAAGGGCTACCTCTACGACACGGGCATCGTCGGCGACGGCTTCGAGGACTACCTGGAGGAGAGCTTCGGGCGGCGCCTGTCGGTGGCGTTCATGGCCAACCAGGTGCCGCAGCGGGAGAACCGCATCGAGCTGCACCCGAGCGTCAAGGACAAGTGGGGCCGCCCGGTCGCGTACATCATCAAGACCTGGCACCCGCACGACCGGGCGCTGATGGACGCGCTCGCCGAGCAGTGCCGGCAGATCCTGGTGCGCGGCGGTGACGTGCGCGACGTCAGCTCGGGTTCGGTGGGCGGTTCGGTGGTACGGATCGCCAACCACGTACTGGGCGGCGCCCGGTTCGGCGCGGACGCCGCGGACTCCGTCCTCGACCCCGACTGCCGGGCCTGGAACTTCGACAACCTCTACGTCACCGACGGGGCGTTCATGCCGACCTCGGGCAGCGCCAACCCGACGCTGACCATCGAGGCGAACTCCTTCCGCGTCGGCGACGTGCTGCTCGACAGGGTCGGGAGGACGTGA
- a CDS encoding cupin domain-containing protein codes for MPKIVHTDSVFRVDPVKPPDYAEANPLLKLLGLVERTRFAAERELYEPDSLQHLFPLRTLQLYGPASPDQDQLDPAQQDDKTDFQKQNVRDFTLADTRAVRGWAEIGDWRGPFLQLSYRGGPDSALWREAGQLGDTIGCVLSVQGSRPLPVRVPYDEETDFYTVELWGRVGDGLRDLLGPRGRTALDSGLLQPRPDLVTGLGQDFLRDQMTNQDLRLVAPRHAMHPVLPCYLDVRWTASPDGAGPADPPSGSVRLGFEMKVRGWDNYLGVGTSPNPHGGVGFLEYRTLFSEYGRWAGTDDLRRALEPYNLDAYGNKGHASGDVEPFLAVTYMDLHVLDPACGIGLHRHRDNQEVFLMLEGDGLMVIGDWADSGSRVRSFEVRRLPAGHLALLKGGNLHGLMNPADQRASLFMFGGYD; via the coding sequence ATGCCCAAGATCGTGCACACCGACTCGGTCTTCCGCGTCGACCCGGTCAAGCCCCCGGACTACGCGGAGGCCAACCCGCTGCTGAAACTGCTGGGCCTGGTCGAGCGCACCCGGTTCGCCGCCGAACGCGAACTGTACGAGCCGGACTCGCTCCAGCACCTGTTCCCGCTGCGCACGCTCCAGCTCTACGGGCCCGCCTCCCCCGACCAGGACCAGCTCGACCCGGCGCAGCAGGACGACAAGACCGACTTCCAGAAACAGAACGTCCGCGACTTCACCCTCGCCGACACCCGGGCGGTACGTGGCTGGGCCGAGATCGGTGACTGGCGCGGCCCGTTCCTCCAACTGTCCTACCGGGGCGGCCCGGACTCCGCGCTGTGGCGCGAGGCCGGCCAGCTCGGCGACACCATCGGCTGCGTCCTCTCCGTCCAGGGCAGCCGCCCGCTGCCGGTGCGGGTGCCGTATGACGAGGAGACCGACTTCTACACCGTCGAGCTGTGGGGCCGGGTCGGCGACGGCCTCCGCGACCTCCTCGGCCCGCGCGGCCGGACGGCACTCGACTCCGGCCTGCTCCAGCCCCGCCCCGACCTCGTCACCGGCCTGGGCCAGGACTTCCTCCGCGACCAGATGACCAACCAGGACCTGCGGCTGGTCGCCCCGCGGCACGCCATGCACCCCGTCCTCCCCTGCTACCTCGACGTGCGCTGGACCGCGAGCCCCGACGGCGCGGGCCCGGCCGACCCGCCCTCCGGCTCGGTACGCCTCGGCTTCGAGATGAAGGTCCGCGGCTGGGACAACTACCTCGGCGTCGGCACCAGCCCCAACCCGCACGGGGGCGTCGGCTTCCTCGAATACCGCACGCTGTTCAGCGAGTACGGCCGCTGGGCGGGCACCGACGACCTGCGGCGCGCCCTGGAGCCGTACAACCTCGACGCGTACGGCAACAAGGGGCACGCGAGCGGCGACGTCGAACCCTTCCTCGCCGTCACCTACATGGACCTGCACGTCCTCGACCCGGCCTGCGGCATCGGTCTGCACCGGCACCGCGACAACCAGGAGGTCTTCCTGATGCTGGAGGGCGACGGGCTGATGGTGATCGGCGACTGGGCCGACTCCGGCAGCCGGGTGCGCTCCTTCGAGGTGCGCCGGCTGCCCGCCGGACACCTCGCCCTCCTCAAGGGCGGCAACCTGCACGGGCTGATGAACCCCGCCGACCAGCGGGCGTCCCTCTTCATGTTCGGCGGTTACGACTGA
- a CDS encoding cupin domain-containing protein has protein sequence MDSRFDDVFTHPENEIFRVVFYPDRIYHARYLNATRSSRYRYYVAEVRGSADGTAIKGDVFLGGTKLCPMLRIEYSGIRLVEQAREFNRRLGPRTKAWLKVTGEDPADSAEAIVTLHWDPVIGAYAAEIWETLEPPDGTAHDHRVLPLMGRNAPITRVPQLSPLLGSVSEVAMAFREDGVLYPTGQRLGNPQWDNAYLRSHQEPRTQEPSDPRNTVADSNYLLDFQRGFFIPDASQITPVNYRNAMTDEGNPERRDDNIVQMRWLFQRELGSDLVFFHEVTVPPGAVEGTHRHIGSEELYYVVSGTGTAYMSDGDDPTTAAYPLVERPVFGVGPVKCRELPVKPGSVLYTKSGGVHGIRNPGTEPLKFVAFLYHTT, from the coding sequence ATGGACAGCCGCTTCGACGATGTCTTCACCCACCCCGAGAACGAGATCTTCCGCGTCGTCTTCTACCCGGACCGGATCTACCACGCCCGCTACCTCAACGCGACCCGCTCCTCCCGCTACCGCTACTACGTCGCCGAGGTGCGCGGCTCGGCGGACGGCACCGCCATCAAGGGCGACGTCTTCCTCGGCGGCACCAAGCTGTGCCCGATGCTGCGCATCGAGTACTCCGGCATCCGGCTCGTGGAGCAGGCCAGGGAGTTCAACCGGCGCCTGGGACCCCGTACGAAGGCGTGGCTGAAGGTCACCGGCGAGGACCCGGCGGACTCCGCCGAAGCCATCGTCACGCTGCACTGGGACCCGGTGATCGGCGCGTACGCGGCGGAGATCTGGGAGACGCTGGAGCCGCCGGACGGCACCGCGCACGACCACCGGGTGCTGCCGCTGATGGGCCGTAACGCGCCCATCACCCGCGTACCGCAACTGTCCCCGCTGCTCGGCTCGGTCTCCGAGGTGGCGATGGCCTTCCGTGAGGACGGCGTGCTGTACCCGACGGGCCAGCGGCTGGGCAACCCGCAGTGGGACAACGCCTACCTCCGCTCCCACCAGGAACCGCGTACGCAGGAGCCCAGCGACCCCCGCAACACCGTCGCCGACAGCAACTACCTCCTCGACTTCCAGCGCGGCTTCTTCATCCCGGACGCCTCCCAGATCACGCCGGTCAACTACCGCAACGCCATGACCGACGAGGGCAATCCGGAGCGCCGGGACGACAACATCGTGCAGATGCGCTGGCTGTTCCAGCGCGAACTCGGCAGCGACCTGGTGTTCTTCCACGAGGTGACGGTGCCGCCGGGCGCGGTGGAGGGCACCCACCGGCACATCGGCTCGGAGGAGCTGTACTACGTCGTCTCCGGCACCGGCACCGCGTACATGAGCGACGGCGACGACCCGACGACCGCCGCCTACCCGCTGGTCGAGCGGCCGGTCTTCGGCGTCGGACCGGTCAAGTGCCGTGAACTGCCGGTCAAACCGGGCAGCGTGCTCTACACCAAGAGCGGCGGCGTGCACGGCATCCGCAACCCGGGCACCGAGCCGCTGAAGTTCGTCGCGTTCCTCTACCACACCACCTGA
- the glgX gene encoding glycogen debranching protein GlgX produces MTVPPASPAPGDPYRLGAHWDGSGTSFAVYSSAGAYGGSVELCLLGEGGERRLPMAVDCDIWHTYVPGAGPGQGYGYRAHGPFAPARGLRFDPSRLLLDPYARILKPTGERTLLPLLADPAFDWGDDRAPRHPWSRTILYETHVKGLTARHPEVPAPLRGTYAGLAHPAVIGHLNRLGVTAVELMPVHQFLPETFLLDRGLTNYWGYSTIGFFAPHAAYSSTGHEGGQITEFKAMVKALHAAGIEVILDVVYNHTAEGPPDDPTLSFRGLANEIYYRLDPADPARYVDTTGTRNTLNAGRPEVLRLIMDSLRYWITEMHVDGFRFDLAATLARQYGYVDRLAAFFGLLHQDPVVGRAKLVAEPWDVGAPDSYQVGRFPPGWNEWNDRYRDTVRDFWRGRPAVGGLASRIAGSADLYAPERRGPDASVNFLTCHDGMTLTDLVTYAQKHNEANGEHNRDGTDDNRSANYGVEGPTRDPAIVSVRERQRRNLLATLLLSQGCTMLHGGDELGRTQGGNNNAYCQDNPTSWYDWSAPTPLTDFVRRAVALQRDHPVLRRTAFLTGSGNPPDIAWYDREGRPMTPARWDDPATRFLAFLLAGDRAAAPDTDLLALLNSGADAVDFPVPGRPGAVYEVVLDTTAPDGAPAASATLKTGDVCTVPARTVWVATAGLPGS; encoded by the coding sequence ATGACGGTCCCCCCGGCCTCCCCCGCCCCCGGCGACCCGTACCGGCTCGGCGCCCACTGGGACGGCTCCGGCACCTCCTTCGCCGTGTACTCCTCGGCCGGCGCGTACGGCGGCTCCGTCGAACTGTGCCTGCTCGGCGAAGGCGGCGAGCGGCGGCTCCCGATGGCGGTGGACTGCGACATCTGGCACACGTACGTCCCGGGCGCGGGACCCGGCCAGGGCTACGGGTACCGCGCGCACGGCCCGTTCGCGCCCGCACGCGGCCTGCGCTTCGACCCGTCGAGGCTGCTGCTCGACCCGTACGCGCGCATCCTGAAGCCGACCGGGGAGCGCACGCTGCTCCCGCTGCTCGCCGACCCGGCGTTCGACTGGGGCGACGACCGGGCGCCACGCCACCCGTGGTCCCGGACGATCCTGTACGAGACGCACGTCAAGGGCCTGACCGCGCGGCACCCCGAGGTGCCCGCGCCCCTCCGCGGCACGTACGCCGGGCTGGCGCACCCCGCCGTCATCGGGCACCTGAACCGCCTCGGCGTGACGGCCGTCGAACTGATGCCGGTGCACCAGTTCCTCCCCGAGACGTTCCTCCTCGACCGCGGCCTGACCAACTACTGGGGCTACTCCACCATCGGCTTCTTCGCGCCGCACGCCGCCTACAGCTCGACCGGCCACGAGGGCGGCCAGATCACCGAGTTCAAGGCGATGGTCAAAGCGCTGCACGCGGCCGGGATCGAAGTGATTCTCGACGTCGTCTACAACCACACCGCCGAAGGCCCGCCCGACGACCCCACCCTGAGCTTCCGCGGCCTGGCCAACGAGATCTACTACCGCCTGGACCCGGCCGACCCGGCCCGCTACGTGGACACCACCGGCACCCGCAACACGCTGAACGCGGGCCGCCCCGAAGTACTGCGCCTGATCATGGACTCGTTGCGGTACTGGATCACCGAGATGCACGTGGACGGCTTCCGCTTCGACCTGGCCGCGACCCTGGCCCGCCAGTACGGCTACGTCGACCGGCTGGCCGCCTTCTTCGGCCTGCTCCACCAGGACCCGGTCGTCGGCCGCGCCAAACTCGTCGCCGAACCCTGGGACGTCGGCGCGCCCGACAGCTACCAGGTGGGCCGCTTCCCGCCCGGCTGGAACGAGTGGAACGACCGCTACCGCGACACCGTGCGCGACTTCTGGCGGGGCCGCCCGGCCGTCGGCGGCCTGGCGAGCCGGATCGCCGGCTCCGCCGACCTGTACGCCCCCGAACGGCGCGGCCCCGACGCCTCCGTCAACTTCCTCACCTGCCACGACGGCATGACCCTGACCGACCTGGTCACCTATGCGCAGAAGCACAACGAGGCCAACGGCGAGCACAACCGCGACGGCACGGACGACAACCGCTCCGCCAACTACGGCGTGGAGGGCCCGACGCGCGACCCCGCCATCGTCTCCGTCCGCGAACGCCAGCGCCGCAACCTGCTCGCCACCCTGCTCCTCTCCCAGGGCTGCACGATGCTCCACGGCGGCGACGAACTCGGCCGTACGCAAGGCGGCAACAACAACGCGTACTGCCAGGACAACCCCACGAGCTGGTACGACTGGTCGGCACCCACCCCCCTCACCGACTTCGTGCGGCGGGCCGTCGCCCTGCAACGCGACCACCCGGTACTCCGACGCACCGCCTTCCTCACAGGTTCCGGCAACCCTCCGGACATCGCCTGGTACGACCGCGAGGGCCGCCCGATGACCCCGGCCCGCTGGGACGACCCGGCCACCCGCTTCCTGGCCTTCCTCCTCGCCGGAGACCGCGCGGCAGCACCCGACACCGACCTCCTCGCCCTCCTCAACTCCGGTGCGGACGCGGTGGACTTCCCGGTCCCGGGGCGGCCCGGCGCGGTGTACGAAGTGGTCCTGGACACCACGGCACCGGACGGCGCTCCGGCGGCCTCGGCCACCCTGAAGACAGGCGACGTGTGCACCGTCCCGGCCCGCACGGTGTGGGTGGCGACGGCCGGGCTGCCGGGCAGTTGA
- a CDS encoding DUF2165 domain-containing protein: MPIRTTRPLQALPLAATVLTGTVALYMALVAFGNITDFGTNQAFVQHVLAMDTTFKDPDLMWRAVESRTLQNIAYVLIIIWETAAALVLVAATVLWARELRRGSGYAGARRVATAGLLMVLLLFGAGFIAIGGEWFSMWQSKTWNGLEAATRNFVVAGVALVVVHLRAADER, from the coding sequence ATGCCGATACGCACCACCAGACCGCTCCAGGCCCTACCGCTCGCCGCGACCGTGCTCACCGGCACGGTCGCGCTCTACATGGCGCTGGTCGCGTTCGGCAACATCACCGACTTCGGCACCAACCAGGCGTTCGTCCAGCACGTCCTGGCCATGGACACCACCTTCAAGGACCCGGACCTGATGTGGCGAGCCGTCGAGTCCCGCACGCTCCAGAACATCGCGTACGTCCTGATCATCATCTGGGAGACGGCCGCCGCACTGGTCCTCGTCGCGGCGACCGTCCTGTGGGCACGCGAACTGCGCCGGGGCTCGGGGTACGCCGGGGCGCGCCGTGTCGCCACCGCCGGACTGCTGATGGTGCTGCTGCTGTTCGGCGCGGGCTTCATCGCGATCGGCGGCGAGTGGTTCTCCATGTGGCAGTCCAAGACCTGGAACGGCCTGGAGGCGGCCACGCGCAACTTCGTGGTGGCGGGAGTGGCGTTGGTGGTCGTGCATCTGCGGGCGGCCGACGAGCGGTGA
- a CDS encoding FAD-dependent monooxygenase: MTKALIIGGGIAGAVTAMALQKADIDAEVFEAYPSGADDVGAFLVVFANGLEALRVIGAHGPVVANSFPAERVEFLSGTGKRLGERAIAGSSDETGMGPRTLTRATLYRVLHDEARRRGIAVRHGKRLVAAETVSDRRVVASFADGSRAEGDLLIGADGIHSVVRKTIDPAAPRPRYTGQHTVCGYTRDVKPASAPDTYTMIYGRRAFFGCTAAPDGEVWWFSNVPGPERSRQDLAAVTADQWRQRVMALLDGDRTPAAAVVRATGDHIVGSHAYDLATTPRWFSDTMVIIGDAAHAAAPNAAQGASMAIEDSVVLAKCLRDQHEPRRAFAAYEELRRARVERVVAHSAAMARRSAPGLVRRLVRDVMLPRSVGRGGDGADAWLTGYRIEW, translated from the coding sequence ATGACCAAGGCTCTGATCATCGGTGGGGGTATCGCGGGAGCGGTGACCGCGATGGCTCTGCAGAAGGCGGACATCGACGCGGAGGTCTTCGAGGCGTACCCGAGCGGCGCGGACGACGTCGGCGCGTTCCTCGTCGTCTTCGCCAACGGGCTGGAGGCGCTGCGCGTCATCGGCGCCCATGGTCCGGTCGTGGCGAACTCCTTTCCCGCCGAGCGGGTGGAGTTCCTCAGCGGTACGGGGAAGCGGCTCGGCGAGCGTGCCATCGCCGGCTCCTCCGACGAGACCGGCATGGGGCCCCGTACGCTCACCCGGGCCACCCTCTACCGCGTACTGCACGACGAGGCCCGCCGTCGCGGGATCGCCGTCCGGCACGGCAAGCGGCTGGTCGCCGCCGAGACGGTCAGCGACCGCCGGGTGGTGGCGTCCTTCGCCGACGGCAGCCGGGCCGAGGGGGACCTGCTGATCGGTGCGGACGGCATCCATTCGGTGGTCCGCAAGACGATCGACCCGGCGGCGCCCCGGCCGCGCTACACCGGTCAGCACACCGTCTGCGGCTACACCCGCGACGTCAAGCCGGCGTCCGCGCCCGACACGTACACCATGATCTACGGCAGGCGTGCCTTCTTCGGGTGTACGGCGGCGCCGGACGGGGAGGTGTGGTGGTTCTCCAACGTGCCGGGGCCGGAGCGGTCCCGGCAGGACCTGGCCGCGGTCACGGCCGACCAGTGGCGGCAGCGGGTCATGGCGCTGCTCGACGGTGACCGCACTCCGGCCGCGGCCGTCGTGCGGGCCACCGGGGACCACATCGTCGGCTCACACGCCTACGACCTCGCCACCACCCCGCGATGGTTCTCCGACACCATGGTGATCATCGGCGACGCGGCCCACGCCGCCGCGCCGAACGCCGCCCAGGGTGCCTCGATGGCGATCGAGGACAGCGTCGTACTCGCCAAGTGCCTGCGTGACCAGCACGAGCCCCGGCGGGCCTTCGCCGCGTACGAGGAACTGCGGCGCGCGCGAGTGGAGCGGGTGGTCGCGCACAGCGCGGCCATGGCCCGCCGCTCGGCGCCGGGACTGGTGCGGCGGCTGGTCCGCGACGTGATGCTGCCGCGCAGTGTCGGGCGCGGGGGCGACGGGGCCGACGCGTGGCTGACCGGATATCGCATCGAATGGTGA
- a CDS encoding NADPH:quinone reductase, with protein MRAAWYENRGPARKVFQVGELPTPEPGPGELRIRLAFSGINPGDVKKRQVWLGSAAPAFPRTVPHSDGAGVVDAVGDGVSAAWIGRRAWCSYAQSYRPYGTAAQYTVVPEGCVGALPDTVSAEQGACLGIPGITAHRAVFVDGPVAGRTVVVAGALGSVGRAAAVLARRAGAQVIGTVGRPGQVAALRELGVDRAVCAGDDVVDAVLALTGGRGADRVVEVAFDANAALDARLLAPGGTLAAYATHEPAPALPFWPLAFKNATVRLLGYDDFPREAVRLALPDITAAAAASALRYPVAAVHPLDEIAAAHEAVERPGTPGRVLLALPD; from the coding sequence ATGCGCGCCGCTTGGTACGAGAACAGGGGCCCGGCCCGAAAGGTGTTCCAGGTGGGAGAGCTGCCCACACCCGAGCCGGGACCCGGGGAACTGCGCATCCGGCTGGCGTTCTCCGGGATCAATCCCGGGGACGTGAAGAAACGGCAGGTGTGGCTGGGGTCCGCCGCGCCCGCCTTCCCGCGCACCGTGCCGCACAGCGACGGGGCGGGGGTGGTGGACGCGGTCGGCGACGGGGTGTCGGCCGCCTGGATCGGCCGCCGCGCCTGGTGCTCGTACGCCCAGAGCTACCGCCCGTACGGGACCGCCGCCCAGTACACGGTCGTCCCCGAGGGCTGCGTCGGCGCCCTGCCCGACACCGTCTCCGCCGAACAGGGCGCCTGCCTGGGCATTCCCGGCATCACCGCGCACCGAGCGGTGTTCGTGGACGGCCCGGTGGCCGGGCGGACAGTGGTGGTGGCGGGTGCCCTGGGCAGCGTCGGCCGCGCGGCGGCCGTCCTGGCGCGGCGGGCGGGCGCGCAGGTCATCGGCACGGTCGGCCGCCCCGGCCAGGTCGCCGCGCTACGGGAGCTGGGCGTGGACCGCGCCGTGTGCGCCGGGGACGACGTGGTGGACGCGGTGCTGGCGCTGACCGGGGGACGCGGCGCCGACCGGGTCGTCGAGGTCGCCTTCGACGCCAACGCCGCCCTCGACGCGCGCCTGCTCGCCCCGGGCGGCACCCTCGCCGCCTACGCCACCCACGAGCCCGCCCCCGCGCTGCCCTTCTGGCCGCTGGCCTTCAAGAACGCGACCGTCCGGCTGCTCGGGTACGACGACTTCCCCCGGGAAGCGGTACGGCTGGCCCTGCCCGACATCACCGCGGCGGCCGCCGCGTCCGCGCTGCGCTACCCGGTCGCGGCCGTGCACCCTCTCGACGAGATCGCCGCCGCGCACGAAGCCGTCGAACGCCCGGGGACGCCGGGGCGGGTGCTGCTCGCGCTGCCGGACTGA
- a CDS encoding gluconate 2-dehydrogenase subunit 3 family protein: MKIEVIEKDDQYILNHCTKYLARESRDARHDFGQYAPGDERAAICEAWRFPVVDAHWDGVSAAGSYPYNDVTFVYDGRRTAPASVAVLGTFGPLHSPVPLRPLVFAGEPTGFSATTVRVPKGQVHTYKFAVDGVYTLDPVNPQRTVLDNGEPWSRFFTDACTVPLSLSRTERDLLGRLVCHLLPFRLDENRRLIRGVYESLDRARRDEEFPLAYLLDDEVGTVNYIDKLIARQEQHHADDYHICLKIIGEIIRSRFGGLDPAAAPADLYADLYRQMETEKVDGWDYSRYGSPRFFLLLLRRHAMTGAFVHPKHGGNSGAAGWMYLESRFRDARDGTLFDWRRALESPLGHNTDYRG, translated from the coding sequence GTGAAGATCGAGGTCATCGAGAAGGACGATCAGTACATTCTCAATCACTGCACCAAATACCTCGCCAGGGAAAGCCGGGACGCGCGCCATGATTTCGGCCAGTACGCGCCGGGCGACGAGCGTGCGGCGATCTGTGAGGCATGGCGTTTCCCGGTGGTCGACGCGCACTGGGACGGGGTGTCGGCGGCCGGTTCGTACCCGTACAACGACGTGACGTTCGTCTACGACGGCCGCCGCACCGCCCCTGCCTCGGTGGCCGTACTGGGCACCTTCGGGCCGCTGCACTCGCCGGTGCCGCTGCGTCCGCTGGTGTTCGCGGGCGAGCCGACCGGCTTCTCCGCGACCACCGTGCGCGTCCCGAAGGGGCAGGTCCACACGTACAAGTTCGCGGTGGACGGGGTGTACACGCTCGACCCGGTCAACCCGCAGCGCACCGTCCTGGACAACGGCGAGCCGTGGTCCCGCTTCTTCACCGACGCCTGCACCGTGCCGCTGTCGCTCAGCCGCACCGAGCGCGACCTGCTGGGCCGGCTGGTGTGCCACCTGCTGCCCTTCCGGCTCGACGAGAACCGGCGGCTGATCCGCGGGGTGTACGAGTCGCTGGACCGCGCGCGCCGGGACGAGGAATTCCCGCTGGCCTATCTCCTGGACGACGAGGTGGGCACGGTCAACTACATCGACAAATTGATCGCCCGCCAGGAACAGCACCATGCCGATGATTACCACATCTGCCTCAAAATCATCGGGGAAATCATCCGGTCCCGTTTCGGCGGACTCGATCCGGCGGCCGCGCCCGCGGATCTGTACGCGGATCTCTACCGGCAGATGGAAACCGAAAAGGTGGACGGCTGGGACTACTCCCGTTACGGAAGTCCGCGGTTCTTCCTGCTGCTCCTGCGGCGGCATGCGATGACCGGTGCCTTCGTGCACCCGAAACACGGCGGGAATTCCGGTGCGGCGGGCTGGATGTATCTGGAGAGCCGCTTCCGGGACGCGCGGGACGGCACGCTCTTCGACTGGCGGCGGGCGCTGGAGTCGCCGCTGGGCCACAACACCGACTACCGCGGCTGA